Genomic segment of Candidatus Protochlamydia amoebophila UWE25:
TGGCAATGTGTGGGTTGAAAATGATGTAGAAATTGGTGCTAATACAACAATAGATCGAGCACGTTTTAAAAGTACCCGTATTGGTCAAGGAACAAAAATTGACAACCTTGTCCAAATTGCTCATGGCGTGACAATTGGATCATATAATATCATTGTTTCCCAAACAGGAATTGCGGGTTCCACTACAACAGGTAAATATGTTGTTATTGCTGGGCAAGCTGCTATCGCAGGACATCTACACTTAAAAGATCATGTGGTGGTAGCAGGCAAAAGTGGGGTTACGAAGTCTTTAAATACCGGTAAATATAGTGGTATTCCCGCTATGCCAATAAAAGACTATAACCGCAACCAAGTTTTTTTAAGAAAAATTGAAATTTACATCAACCAAATCAAAAACCTTGAAAAAAGGGTGCTAGAATTGGAATCTCAAAACTGAATTAGCTCTTAAGAAATGAGGAAGATCTTATTCAATCGGATAATTAGATAAAGTTAAAAGATTCTCGATTCATTCATCTAAAATGTTAATCAATTCTTAAACTAATAACAGATACATTGTCATTGTCATAATCATTGTGTTTGCTCAAAGCCAAATTTGCAATTTCTTGAGCAATGTTCATTTGTTCATTATCCCAAGTGTGTTGAATGACTGTTTCTATCAGTTGATTCATTTGTTTAGTAAGAAAATTCCAAACACCGTCACAAGCTACAATAAGGCGATCCCCTTGCTGTAATTGTATCATGGATACAATGGGTTCTTGGCTAACAAGAGGGAAGGCTTGATCAGAACAAAACTGACGGTCACCAATTGAGCGACTTGGTTGAAGAGTTCCCGCTCCCTTCAAACTTATACTCTTGAAATCTCTAGATAAAGTAAGTCTACCTAAATGCTGTTGCCAGTAAGTATTTATTCGTTTGAAATCTTTTTTTGAAGACCATTTTCGTACGCAAGATAGTGGTGTGGCTTTAATAAGGGCTTTCCGCTGCCGAAAATGCCAAACTTCACTATCACCTAAAGTAGCAACAACTGTTTTAAGAGTTTTTCGGCAAACATAACAAACAACAGCAGTACTTCCTCCAACTAATTTTCCGTTGATGCAGTCAATTTTTTTAGTAATCACTTCTTGATGAATATCTTTAAATAAATTTTTAAATACTTCTATCATATCTTCTGAATCAGATTTTCTTTCAACAAAAAGCTTTTGCACCCTTTCAGAAACATAGTGAGCGACTTGCCCGTTTTCTCCATGCCCATCAAAAACACCTAGTAATTCTCCATCAGGCAGGGAAAGATGAAAATGCGCATCTTCCATCGTTGGGCGAAAAAACCCTTGCTCTGCTGCACTGGTAACGCTAAACTTCACATTTTCTGCTATCGTTCGTAAAGGTCTTGTTAATTCTTTGGCTATTTCTGATGCATCCTCAATTTTCTCGACTAATTTATGTTCAAAAATAGCTTTTTTCAGATTTTTAATCATTTTAAGCTCTACAGTTGTATGAGCAGGTAAAGAGAGAGCTTCAGATAATAAAATGGGCGTATTTAGTTGTGAATTAGGTAATAAAAGGCCATTTTCTTCTTGCTTATTAACGATTGAAAGCTCACTGTTCGTCAACGTGATTTCTGATGAATCCTCAGTTGTCGAATTGCTATTTGAGCCTTTTGTTTCCACAAAAACTGCCAACGCCTTTCCTTTTTTTCTTTTTATCACATTAGATAGGAAAATTTGGTTTGTGGAATTGGTAGAGTATAAGTGATTTTTTGAAAGTTGAGTGGCAATAACAATAATTCTCTCAATTACCGATATAACAACTCCAGCCATTGGAATCGATTCTAAAAAGGCTATAAAAAGGTGTCCGGCTTTATTAGTTTGCCGGAATAGTTCATAATGTCTCACAGCATAAGGATGAAACAGGAGAGATTGGCAAAATTCTGTTTTATTAAGTTCGTACCCTTTAGGATGAGCTGCAAGCGAAAGTTCTAACATTTTTTATACTTTTTTTATTGATTACACCAATTAGGATAGTTAAAATTTAAAAATTGTTATTACCTTAAACACTTATAAAAAAAAAATCAACTATTCAAATTAAAATTGTAAAAACAATTTAAAGTAAAAATGATTTTTATCTTTTATAAGTCTTTTTTTTAATATGGCTTATCGAGTGTAAAAAAGCTTATACAAAAAAGTTAAGCAGTTTCAGAGAAATGACAATTTATTTTAATAAAAAAAGAAACAAATAAAAAAAATTATTTAATATAGGGATATGAAGCTTTTGCAACAAAAATTTTTCGCATATGGTTTAGTCGATGTCTTAATCACATTAAAGACATCGACCAATTTTATTAATTTTGCTGTTGAAATGACGTTTCAATATTATTTTGTAATTGGATAATTTCATCTTGTATTTTCTTTGCTTGAATAGAGTTAAAGGAAGCTTTCCGCCCATACTCCAAAGCTAAACCACATACTGTTGTCACTCCTACACAAACGCCACCCAATGAATAATAAAGATGTTTGTGTAACAGGATACTTAAGGCAGTAACAGCAATCGAAACTAGCAAAATACTTTTTAATAAAAATCTCTTTTTAAAAAATGTTTGCTGCTCTTCTAATTTATTTTGAATTACTTCATAAATACTCTTAAATTTACTTTTCTGATCATCGGAAAGAAAATTAAATTTCCCCCAAGCACTTGCATCTTCTCGAATCTGTGCAAGATTTGTTTTTACGCTGCGTTCTTGCTCATTTTGAAAAATAGAAAAAATAGTCCCTAAAATATTTCTAGAAGCAGTTTGCTCTGATGAATTTTCTTCCGGAACAGAAAATTCTCTATAAGAAAGAGTGTGGTAAGACGAAGAATAATTTGTAGTTTCCGAAGAAATTGTTCGATTAGATAGCGGAGTCGAATTTGCAGCCCAATGAAGGTTGTTTAAAACCTCTTTAATCTTTTCTAGTTCACATCTACGTAGGTCTTCGCATCTACGTTGTTCGTCCCTACGGGGATTATTAGAGCGAATAACACGAATCGTGTGTACTCGATCAATTTCATCAGGAGAAGAAGGGCTTCCTGGGAAGATACCTTGAGAGTTAGTTGGAGGATTAGTTAATTGATTCATAATTTGTATAAAATGTCTAGATTAATAAATTTATATATAAAATAATATTAAAAGATTAACAACATAAAATCAATAAAATTAAACAAACTGCTATTTAAATTTATTAAAGTCGAAAATCTAAAATTTAAAGCTGAAATAAGGGTTAAATGTATCTAATCAATTTTTTGGTAATAAATTCAATACCTACTAATTTATGAACGATGAGAGTAGACTTTTTCTTTATTTTTTAATTTAATCCTGGGGTTTTGTATTATATGCTATCCACCAAAACAGCCAAATTTAAATAAACTTTCTAATAAACGGATTTTTAATAATGAAGTAAATTACACAATTTCTTAAACCCCATATGCTTAATGCTAGATTTTATACATTTCCTAAAAAATCGTTCATACTAAAATCTCTTGGATTTCTGCTGGATTTGACTTACAAAATCAAATATTTATTTTAAATCATATTACAAAGTTTCTATTTTTTCCTATAGAGCATTTTTTACGTAGGTTTAACGTGATCAATTTTTAAACCTCATTTTACTTGTTTATTAAAGCAATAATCCAGCGGGATTTTCTAACAATTGCTTTAAACTTTGAAGAAATTTGGCAGCCGCCACCCCATCTATTACACGGTGATCAACTGATAAAGTTAAATTCATTGTTTTACCGGGTATCACCATGTTATTTTGAATAACAGGAACATCTAAAATTCCACTCACAGCGAGAATAGCCGCTTGTGGAGGATTTAGTATCGCTTGAAACTCGGAAACACCAAACATTCCTAAATTTGAAATCGTAAATGATCCTCCTTTATATTCTTGAGGTTCAAGCTTTCCTTCACGTGCTTTCTGAGCCAACACACGCATTTCTACCGACAGTTCTCCTAAATTTTTAAAGTCTGCGTGACGAATAATAGGAGTGATTAGCCCTTCTTCCAGGCTAACAGCAACTGCAATATCAATTGTTTTAAATTGAATAATCGATTGATTCGCAGAATTGAAACCACAATTTAAACCGGGATTCTGACGTAAAGCTAATGCACAGGCTCGAACAATGAAATCATTGATAGATACTTTAACTTGATTATTTTTAAGTTGCTCTCTGATTTGGGTCAATGGACTAGCATCGATTGTTAAAGTGACATAAAAATGAGGAATAAAGGATTTAGATTCTTGTAACCTTTGTCCGATAACTTTACGCATAGGAGTCAAAGATAATTCTTCATAACTACCTGGAGGTAATTGAGGAGTCTCACGATGTCCAAAATTGACAACTCCAGCAGCTTGAGCTTTGTCAAGATCTCGACTTATAATTCGTTGTTGAGGACCTGTTCCTTTTACTGTTGTAAGATCTAATCCTTTTTCTTTAGCGAGTTTTTTAGCTAAGGGGGAAGCTAATAATTTTTTATCCCCTCTTTCTATCGGGAATTCAAACGTATAATTTTCCAAAGGAAATTCTGGGACAAAGACAGGCTGTTGAAAAGCCGTAGTTTTACTTTTAGGTTCTTTCTTCTCTTTGTAATTTAACTCTGGCATCTCAATGCTGTCAGATGAAAGTTGCAAAGCCTTTTCTTTTACCCCGTCTGCTTGGTAACCTTCTAAACTTTCATTCTGATCGACGGTTAAAATCGCTATAGCTTGATTAACAGCAGCATCTTTTCCTTCCTGAATTAAAATCTGCCTAAGCCATCCGTCATCAATAGCATTATATTCTACAGTTGCTTTATCAGTAGCTACTTCAATTAGCAAGTCGCCAGTTTGTATCGAATCCCCAATTTTTTTATGCCACTTGATCAGTGTTCCTTCTTCCATTGTGGGAGAGAGTTTGGGCATTGTCAGTGTAAAAGGCATACCACTTAACTCCTAATTTTTTTGAAGTGTTTTATAAATTGCAGAAAGAATTCTTTGTTTATTTGGCATTGTTTCTTTTTCTAATACCTTCGAATAAGGCATGGGTGTTTCGCGTTGGCAAACTCTTTCCAAAGGAGCATCTAAATAATCAAAGCAATGTTCCATAATTTGAAAGCCAACTTCCGCCGCAATGCCTGCAAATAAATGTCCTTCTTCAACAATGACACAGCGATTAGTCTTTTTTACTGAATTTGCAATAGTAGCAATATCTAAAGGTTTGACTGTCCGAAGATCAATAAGTTCAGCACAAATTCCCATTTTTGTTAATTCATTTACAACTTCTTTACAAATTGTAACCATGCGGCTATGAGCAATTAAAGTCACATCTGCCCCAGGCACAACAATCTGTGCTTTCCCAATCGGAATTAGATATTCATCGACCGGAATTTCCATCTTATCTCCATAAGAAAGCTCTGATTCTAGAAATAAAACAGGATTATTATCTCGAATAGCAGACTTTAATAATCCTTTCGCATCATAAGCATTGCTTGGAGCTATAATAGTCCATCCTGGTAAATTTCCATAAATAGCTTCTACACAATGAGAATGTTGACTGGAAACTTGTGCTGCCGCTCCATTAGGCCCTCTAAAAACAATGGGAACAGAAAAACGATTACCTGACATATAGTACATTTTAATCGCGTTAGAAATCAATTGATCGGCTGCAACAAATGAAAAATTAAAACTCATAAATTCAACGATTGGTCGAAGTCCAGTCATAGCAGCGCCTATACACAAACCAGCAAAACCTAATTCGGAAATAGGGGTATCTATGATGCGATTTGCTCCCCATTTATCCAACATTCCTTTAGTAATTTTATACGCTCCATTATATTCGCCAACTTCTTCCCCCATGACAAAAACGCTAGAATCCCTTGCCATTTCCTCATTAATTGCTTGTCGTAACGCTTCTCTAATGTCGATAGTTTGCTTTTCAGTGCTCATTGAGTATACTCCTATACAATGAAATTGGGGGCGAATACGTCTTCTTCCAATGTTTGCGGATCAGGCCATGGGCTATTTTCTGCAAAAGACATTGCCTCAATAATTTTCTCTCGGTTTTCTTTGTTCATTTGCTTGACCATATCTTCTGTTAAAATTCCTTTTTTAATCAAAACTGCTTGAAGAGCAAGAATCGGATCTTTTGCCATAATTTGCTTGAGGGTATCTTTTGCACGATAAAGACCCGGATCAGAAATAGAATGTCCTTTAAATCTTTCAGTAACAACTTCTACTAGCACCGGTCTTTGTCTTTGTAAAACTTCTTGATGAATCTGAGCAAAACCACCATAACAATTAAAAAAATCCATCCCATCAAGAGTATAGGCTTTCATGTTATAGCCACTTGCTTTATCTTCCGCCAAACGTTTAACGCTTACAGCTTTTTGAATAGCAGTTCCCATTCCCCATTGATTATTTTCAATAACGTAGATGCAAGGTAAGTTCCATAATGAAGCCAAATTTAATGACTCATGAAAAGATCCTTGAGGAACCGCCCCATCACCCATAAAACAAACAGCAACTTCGTTTTTATTTCCTTTATATTTTAAAGCAAAAGCAGCTCCAGTAGCAATAGGAACTTGACCTGTTACAATTCCAAACCCTCCTAGCAAACGATCAGTGAAAAAATGCATGGAACCTCCCCGGCCCTTTGCATTTCCTGTTGCTCGACCATAAAGTTCTGCCATTAATTCATTAGGAGTAGCTCCGAGCAATAAAGCTAAAGCATGACAACGATAAGAAGTTGCATACCAATTGCTTTGCCCGATGGCTTGCACAGCAGCTGTCTGAATAGCTTCCTGGCCGACATAAGCATGAAAGAATCCCCCTATTTTACCTTGTTGATAGGCCGATTCTGCTCGAAGTTCAAAATTTCGAATCTTTAACATTTGCTGAAAGCATTCAATGAGAGCTTGCGGTCCCAATTTTTTTATGACAGCATCTTGGTCTACAGAAAAAAACTGGGGTAAAACGTCTGTTTTCATTTCTGCCTTACATTTCATTTTTTTGGGATCTTCTTTTATCGCCATTATTAAAAATAGCAAACAAAAAATAAATAGTTTATAAATTTTTTTTTGAATTCTTTTAAAAGTAATTAATTATACCAAAACGGATGAATTAGAAAAACTCAAAGTTAAAGCTGCCCTAATTTTAACCACCTAAACAGTGAATTTATTTGCTTATGCTAAAACGATAAAATTTTCTTTTTAAAAAGAAATGGTATAAGAATACAACCAATTCGTTGACAATTGATAATAACAACCAACTGCCGTTGTTAAAAAGTTGGTTAACTTAAATTTAAATAATGACAGAATTCAAATCTATGGGTGTTTGATCGAAAGAAATTTGCTCTTGCTTCACTTCTTGATTAACAACCGCAGCTACACAAGAATCAGACCATACGTTAATTGCACTTTCTAGCATATCTATCAACGAATAGAAAGGTAAAATAATTCCTAAAATATGAAGAGGCACATTCATAGCGGCTAAAAACGCACTGGCTAAAAAGTAACAACCCATAGGAACCCCAGCATTGCCTATGGCTGCAATTGTTGATAAGATAATCCAAAGCCCCATTTCAGCAAAACTATAGGTAATGCCCTGGCTCATCGAAACAAACAAGACAGTTGTCAATATAAATGCAGCGCAAGCATTCATATTAATTGTTATACAAAGAGGAAGGGTAAAACTGGCAACCTTGCGAGAAATTCCCACATTTTCTTCTGCACAACGCATAGCCATTGGTAAGGCAGCAGCAGAAGATTTAGTAAAAAATGCAATTGACAAAGCCGGTAGCATTCCTTTTATCATAAAAAGAGGTGAAATTTTTTTTAACTTCAGTAATAAAGGTAAAACGCACCCAGCTTGAATAAGGTTGGCGGAAATCACAACGGTTAAATAAAGTGCAAGGCTTTTGACGTCTAATCCTTGTTTTAAATCATACATGAATAAAGTAATAAATGCCCAAATTGCAATAGGCATAAGCGCCACAACCCAACGAGTAATAACAATAATCGCTGCATAAATACTAGAAAAAAAAGAATGAAGGACAGCTCTCGATTGAGTGGGCAAAGAAACAATGGCAAAGCTAAGTAACATTGCTAAAAATAAAACTCCAATCACATTGTTTTCATTAAATGGTTGAATGACATTAGAGGGGATAATTTGGATAAAAAATTTTAGATAGGTTGGTTGCGAAGATTGAGTGATCGTTTCTTGGGCGTTAACAGTGATTTGCCCTCTAACTGGATCAATAACCACAAATAGGATTAGAGCAATTGTCGCAGCGATGATAGTTGTTAAAAGCGTATATTTTGCAACTTTTTTGCCTAATACTTTAATTTGATGCATACTCTCCATTCCAGAAGCTGTCGATACAATGGAAAGAAAAATGATGGGTAAACTAACTAATTTCAACAAATTAATGAATAATTGAGAAATTGTTTCTGCTGTCTGAAAGATAAGAGGCTCTTGAACATAGCCAGCACAAACACCAAGTACGATTGCTAAAGCAAAAAATATATTTGGATTTATTTTGTGTTTGACTTCTTTGCACATTGATAACCTTTTGTTAATGAGCTGAAAAATTTATGCATGTAAGTCTCTTAAACATTCTACTTTTAACAAAATTACAAAGGTTCAAGAGAAGTATTCAACGGAGTAGCTTATAAGTACCAATTTATTAAGTTCAACAAAAACTTAATTTACCTACTTTTGATTCCAGATAGGCAATCTTTTAGTGCCCAAAAATACCTGATCCTATTCTAAGAAGCGTTGCTCCTTCTTCAATGGCAATTAAATAATCGTTTGTCATTCCCATAGAAAGGTGTTTAAAATAAGTGGGATTATTCATTTGTTTTTTCCATTTTTCTCTTAACTCAAACAATTGTCTAAAACAGAAACGCACATATCCCAAATCTG
This window contains:
- a CDS encoding PP2C family serine/threonine-protein phosphatase, with the protein product MLELSLAAHPKGYELNKTEFCQSLLFHPYAVRHYELFRQTNKAGHLFIAFLESIPMAGVVISVIERIIVIATQLSKNHLYSTNSTNQIFLSNVIKRKKGKALAVFVETKGSNSNSTTEDSSEITLTNSELSIVNKQEENGLLLPNSQLNTPILLSEALSLPAHTTVELKMIKNLKKAIFEHKLVEKIEDASEIAKELTRPLRTIAENVKFSVTSAAEQGFFRPTMEDAHFHLSLPDGELLGVFDGHGENGQVAHYVSERVQKLFVERKSDSEDMIEVFKNLFKDIHQEVITKKIDCINGKLVGGSTAVVCYVCRKTLKTVVATLGDSEVWHFRQRKALIKATPLSCVRKWSSKKDFKRINTYWQQHLGRLTLSRDFKSISLKGAGTLQPSRSIGDRQFCSDQAFPLVSQEPIVSMIQLQQGDRLIVACDGVWNFLTKQMNQLIETVIQHTWDNEQMNIAQEIANLALSKHNDYDNDNVSVISLRID
- a CDS encoding pyruvate dehydrogenase complex dihydrolipoamide acetyltransferase, which translates into the protein MPFTLTMPKLSPTMEEGTLIKWHKKIGDSIQTGDLLIEVATDKATVEYNAIDDGWLRQILIQEGKDAAVNQAIAILTVDQNESLEGYQADGVKEKALQLSSDSIEMPELNYKEKKEPKSKTTAFQQPVFVPEFPLENYTFEFPIERGDKKLLASPLAKKLAKEKGLDLTTVKGTGPQQRIISRDLDKAQAAGVVNFGHRETPQLPPGSYEELSLTPMRKVIGQRLQESKSFIPHFYVTLTIDASPLTQIREQLKNNQVKVSINDFIVRACALALRQNPGLNCGFNSANQSIIQFKTIDIAVAVSLEEGLITPIIRHADFKNLGELSVEMRVLAQKAREGKLEPQEYKGGSFTISNLGMFGVSEFQAILNPPQAAILAVSGILDVPVIQNNMVIPGKTMNLTLSVDHRVIDGVAAAKFLQSLKQLLENPAGLLL
- a CDS encoding pyruvate dehydrogenase complex E1 component subunit beta: MSTEKQTIDIREALRQAINEEMARDSSVFVMGEEVGEYNGAYKITKGMLDKWGANRIIDTPISELGFAGLCIGAAMTGLRPIVEFMSFNFSFVAADQLISNAIKMYYMSGNRFSVPIVFRGPNGAAAQVSSQHSHCVEAIYGNLPGWTIIAPSNAYDAKGLLKSAIRDNNPVLFLESELSYGDKMEIPVDEYLIPIGKAQIVVPGADVTLIAHSRMVTICKEVVNELTKMGICAELIDLRTVKPLDIATIANSVKKTNRCVIVEEGHLFAGIAAEVGFQIMEHCFDYLDAPLERVCQRETPMPYSKVLEKETMPNKQRILSAIYKTLQKN
- a CDS encoding dicarboxylate/amino acid:cation symporter gives rise to the protein MCKEVKHKINPNIFFALAIVLGVCAGYVQEPLIFQTAETISQLFINLLKLVSLPIIFLSIVSTASGMESMHQIKVLGKKVAKYTLLTTIIAATIALILFVVIDPVRGQITVNAQETITQSSQPTYLKFFIQIIPSNVIQPFNENNVIGVLFLAMLLSFAIVSLPTQSRAVLHSFFSSIYAAIIVITRWVVALMPIAIWAFITLFMYDLKQGLDVKSLALYLTVVISANLIQAGCVLPLLLKLKKISPLFMIKGMLPALSIAFFTKSSAAALPMAMRCAEENVGISRKVASFTLPLCITINMNACAAFILTTVLFVSMSQGITYSFAEMGLWIILSTIAAIGNAGVPMGCYFLASAFLAAMNVPLHILGIILPFYSLIDMLESAINVWSDSCVAAVVNQEVKQEQISFDQTPIDLNSVII
- the pdhA gene encoding pyruvate dehydrogenase (acetyl-transferring) E1 component subunit alpha, which gives rise to MKTDVLPQFFSVDQDAVIKKLGPQALIECFQQMLKIRNFELRAESAYQQGKIGGFFHAYVGQEAIQTAAVQAIGQSNWYATSYRCHALALLLGATPNELMAELYGRATGNAKGRGGSMHFFTDRLLGGFGIVTGQVPIATGAAFALKYKGNKNEVAVCFMGDGAVPQGSFHESLNLASLWNLPCIYVIENNQWGMGTAIQKAVSVKRLAEDKASGYNMKAYTLDGMDFFNCYGGFAQIHQEVLQRQRPVLVEVVTERFKGHSISDPGLYRAKDTLKQIMAKDPILALQAVLIKKGILTEDMVKQMNKENREKIIEAMSFAENSPWPDPQTLEEDVFAPNFIV